TGGTATCCGCATTGCCGACGATGTGGTGGGAGTTATCGCAGGCATGGCAGCAACAGAAGTCCCTGGGGTGGCTGGCATGAGCGGCGGTATTGGTGGCGGTATTGCCGAAATGCTTGGTCGCAAGAATCTGTCCAAGGGAGTTAAAGTGGAAGTTGGCGAAAAGGAAGCTGCTGTAGATCTGTTTGTCATAGTAGAATACGGCGTGCG
This region of Desulforamulus ferrireducens genomic DNA includes:
- a CDS encoding Asp23/Gls24 family envelope stress response protein, whose amino-acid sequence is MADNKRDIVVMTPQEGIGGIRIADDVVGVIAGMAATEVPGVAGMSGGIGGGIAEMLGRKNLSKGVKVEVGEKEAAVDLFVIVEYGVRIPDVASQIQMNVKRAIEGMTGLSVVEVNVHVQGVAFANTEQKEEETNRVR